CTATGTAATCCCGCTTGTCCGGGTCTTCCCCGATGGGCGCTTCCAGGAAGACGAACTTCGGCAGATGCTTCTTGATCACGGCGCACAGCTCCAGCTTCGAGAGATTTGCCTCGTCCAATCCCACATTGTAGGGTTTGCCCTTCATGACCTCGAACTGGTCGAGGGCGTGGACAAACACGCGCGCCACGTCGCGCACGTGGATGTAGTTACGCTTGAAGTGCCCCTCGAAAACAACCACCGCCCGGTCAGTCACCGCGCGATGCACGAAATCATTGACCAGCAGGTCTATACGCATGCGCGGCGACACTCCGAAGACCGTCGCCAGGCGCAAGCTGATGCTGTTTTCGCGTTGGAGAATGCTCTGCTCCGCCTGCACTTTCGTCACTCCATAAAGGGAGATGGGCCGCAGCGGAGTCTCCTCGGTGCAGAATTTGCCCTTCTCGCCCACGCCATAGCCGCTGTTGGTCACCGGCATGATGATGCGTTGCGAGCTGGAAGCCAGGCGGCAAAGCATGGCCACCGCCTCAAAGTTGATCGTCTTCGCCGCAACCGGGTCGCGGTCGCACAAAGGCGCTCCTACCAGCGCCGCCAGCGGAATAATGACGTCGGCCCCCGCCACCAACTTCTTCATCAACGCTTCGTCCCGGCAATCACCGCGCACCACCTGGAAGGTGTCGTAGTGGCAGCAGTCTCCGAGGCTGTTCTGACGGAACATGAAGCTGTCCACGACCGTAAGCTCATGCCCGAGTTCCAGCAGAGCAGGGGTTAGCACCGATCCGAGGTAGCCCGCGCCGCCTGTGATTAAGATCTTCATAGTTAAGGGAGGCAATAAGTAAAGGAAGTCAGATTTCCCTGGCAACGAGATTCGTGATTTCCTGTCCGATGGCCAGCGCCGCGGTGGCCGCCGGGCTGGGCGCGTTCAGGACGTGCAGCGCCCGCGGCCGATGCAACAGACAGAAATCCTGGACCAGGTTGCCGTCGGGGGACATCGCCTGGGCGCGCACGCCGGCGCCACCTGGCGCCAGGTCGCTCTCGCGGATTTCCGGCACCAGCTTCTGCAGCGATTCACAGAACAACCGTTTGCTGAACGACCGCCGCAGTTCCTCCCAGCTCATGCGTTTGTGCCTGGCCAGAAACCGCCACAAGCCCGGGAAGGTCAGCGCATCCCATACGTCAGCAACCTTCAAGTCGGTCTTGCGGTAGCCTTCGCGTGACAGAGCCAGCACGGCGTTGGGGCCAGCCTCTCTGCCGCCGTGAATCAGCCGCGTGAAATGAACGCCCAGAAACGGAAACTGGGGGTCCGGCACCGGGTAAATCAGGTTGCGCACCAGGTGCTGCCGTTCCGGTTTGATCCCGTAATACTCGCCCCGAAAAGGCACAATGCGGACCTCCCGCTTCTCGCCCGCAAGCATGCTCAGCCGGTCGCAATGCAGCCCGGCGCAGTTAATCACGAAGTCGGCTGGATACTCTCCCTGGGTGCTCACGATCCGCCATTCGTTGTTCCGAAGCCGCAGTGCCGTAACCTTGGCGTTCAGCACGACCGATCCACCTTTGGCCTCGATTTCCTTTTGCAGCGCTTGGCAGACCCTTGCATAGTCCACAATGCCCTCCTGGGGCACGCTTAGCGCCGCAACCCCGCCCACGTGCGGCTCGATTTGGCGCATCTGTTCGTAGTTGAGCAGACGCAGTCCTTCCAGGCCGTTTTGCATTCCCCGTTCGTGGAGGTTATGCAGCCGGGGCAGTTCGGATAGGTTCGCCGCTACGACCAACTTGCCGCAGATCTCATGTGGCACTGCGTGCTTCTGGCAAAATGCCACCATTTCCCGTATGCCGGTCACAGCCAGCCGCGCCTTCAGCGAGCCCGGCTTGTAGTACAACCCGGAATGCAGAACTCCGCTGTTGTGCCCGCTTTGGTGCGCGCAGACCTGGCTTTCTTTCTCCAGCAAGGTAATTCGCGCGGCAGGGCAGCGGAGCGGCAACTTGTGCGCCGTGGCCAGACCCACAACTCCTCCGCCGATGATAACGACACGTGTGGATGACATAAGTGCGCCAGGATGAGGTTTCAGCCGGACCGCTTCACGAAGTCCTCGTAGGCAAGGCGGATGCCAGTTTCCAAGTTGACCTGGGGCTGCCAGCCCAGCGCAAGCAAGCGCGAGCTGTCCATGAGCTTGCGCGGCGTGCCGTCCGGTTTGCTCGTGTCCCAGACGATTTCCCCCGCATAGCCAATGATCCGCTTAACGGTCTCTGTCAACGCCCGCACGCTTACTTCACTGCCGACGCCAACGTTGATGAACTGTTCTTCGCTGTAATTCTCCAGCAAGAACACGCAGGCCCGGGCCAGGTCGTCCGCATAGAGGAACTCGCGAAGCGGCGAGCCGGTGCCCCAGCAGGTGACCGTTGGAGCCGAGGCGACTTTGGCCTCATGGAACTTGCGGATGAGCGCAGGCAAGACGTGCGAGCTCTGCAAGTCGTAATTGTCATTTGGTCCGTACAAGTTGGTCGGCATGGCGCTGATGAAATCGCAGCCATACTGACGGCGATAGGCCTGACACAGCTTGATGCCCGCGATCTTGGCGATGGCGTACCACTGGTTGGTTGGTTCCAGGGGACCGGTCAACAAATATTCCTCTTTCATCGGTTGCGGCGCCAGGCGCGGGTAGATGCAGGAACTGCCCAGGAACAGCAGCTTGCGCACCCCTGCTTCGTAAGCCCCGTGGATGAGGTTGTTCTGGATTTGAAGATTCTGGTAAAGAAACCCGGCCGGCTGGCGGTCGTTGGCCAGGATACCGCCGACTTTCGCCGCCGCGTCCACGACGTATTCGGGTTTCTCCTGCGCATAGAAACTGTGAACGGCAGCGCTGTCCAGCAGGTCCAGTTCGGCATGGGCGCGGCCAATGAGGCAGGTGAAGCCGCGCCGCTGAAGTTCGCGCCAAATTGCGCTGCCTGCCAGGCCACGGTGGCCGGCTACATAAATCCGGGCGTTTCGGGCTATTTCCATCGGCTAAGCAATAAGACAATACGCCATGGGAAACAAGCAGTGACTCGGGCAATCCGCTCATGGCACAGGGGCAACGATGGGGTCCGATGGGGTCTTGCCAAACGTGACTGCATGCTGCATTCTAGCTCCCGATATGAAAAATCGCATTGGGATTATCGTTTTGATTCTGGTTTTGGTGTGCGTCGGGCTTGGGATTGCGTTGATCGCCATCAAGAAACAGGCAACGGAGCAGCAGCGCGAATTGACCGACAAGAACGGCGCACTGTCGAATAGTTTGGTGCAGGCCCACGATGAGCTCGATCGGACAAGGCAAGCCAATGCCCTGCTCGAAAGCGATCGGGAGCAACGCAGGAAGGAATTCGAGGCGCTGACGAACAATTATACGCGGGTCCTCGGCAGTCTAGCCCAGGTTTCCAACAGCCTTGTTAATACTGAGGTTGCGCTCAAGACCAGCCAGGAGGAAACTGCCAAGCGTGATGCCAAGATCGCGGACCTGGAGGCGCAGAATCAAGCCCTCGACAAGCAGGCTGTTGACCTGAGCACCGCCATCACGAATCTGACTCAGCAGATTGAGGAGACCAGGCGCAAGCTGGCGACTTCGGAGGGCGAGAAGGGTTTTCTGGAGAAAGAACTGAAACGACTTATGGCTGAAAAGTCGGAGCTGGAACGGCAGTTCAACGACTTGACCGTGCTGCGCGCACAAGTCTCGAAATTGAAGGAAGAGCTTTCGGTTGCCCGCAGGCTCGAGTGGATTCGCCAAGGCCTATTCGCCAGCACCGAGCAGAAAGGCGCGCAGAAGCTAATGCGCACAACGGCCCTGACGCCGGCCAAGACTCCCAAAGCCACTTATGATCTCAACGTGGAGGTCAGCGCCGACGGTTCGGTCAAGGTCATACCGCCCTTGACCAATCGTCCGGCGGCGACTCCTCCGCCGGCCAAATGACCGGGGCCGGGCGGCTCATTGACTCGCAGGGGCGCGTCCTGCGCGACCTGCGGGTGAGCGTCACGGACCGGTGTAATTTCCGCTGCCTGTACTGCCTGCCGGAAACAGAGGCTGCGCGGAACTTTTACCGCGGCCACTGGGCGAATCTACCCAACCCGGCGCCGATCCTGCAGCAATGGGTCCCCAAGACCCACATTCTTGCGTTCGAGGAGATTGAGCGGGTTATCCGCCTGGCGGTCAGTCTCGGAATTCAGAAAGTCCGACTGACCGGCGGTGAACCCCTTCTGCGGCACGACGTGGAGTCCCTGGTCGGACGCGTGGCGAGGATTCCGGGCGTTGGCGACCTGGCGCTGACCACCAATGGCATGCTTTTTGCCCAGAAGGGCCCCGCGCTGCGTGAGGCCGGCCTCCGCAGAGTCAGCTTCAGTCTGGATTCACTGGTGCGCGACAACTTCAGGAAGATCACCGGCCGCGATGGTCTTGAGGAGGTCTTGGGCAGCATCAGCCTGGCCCAGGAACTGGGTCTGCGCCCGGTCAAAGTTAACGCGGTGATCATCCGCGGGCTCAACGATCATGAGATTGAAGGGCTGGCGGAATTCGCGCGGGAGCGCCAACTAAGCTTGCGCTTCATTGAGTTCATGCCGCTCGACTCCGCGCGCGCCTGGCTCAAGGAGATGGTGGTGCCCGGTCACGAGGTCCTGGCCCGCCTCCGAGCGCGGTTCGACTTGCGCCCGGTCGCGTCCGATAATCTTTCCGCGACCGCCAAGCGCTGGGCATTCCCTGATGGCCGCGGCGAGGTTGGCATCATTGCGCCGGTCAGCGAGCCCTTTTGCGGCCACTGTAATCGCATCCGACTGACCGCGGACGGCAAGGTGCGGACCTGTCTGTTCAGCGTGACGGAGCACGATTTGCGCTCTCTTTTGCGAGGCGGGGCTTCCGACGAGGAGATTGCCGACTGGCTCAAGGCTGTGGTTTGGCAGAAGGAGGCTCGGCATCACATTGGCGAGCCCGAGTTTGTGCCCCCGCCGCGGTCTATGAGCTGTATAGGCGGATAAGGAGAGCGGCGCCACATTCCTTGACCCCGTCACGCCAGCCGATTATTTACATACCAGTTATGCCGACCTATGAATACATCTGCGAGAAGTGCGGGCACCAGTTTGAGAAGTTTCAACCGATTTCGGCCGCCCCGCTGACCGTTTGCCCGGAAGACTCGTGCGCACAGAAGCGCTGGGGTAAAGGCAAGGTAAAACGCGCCATTGGCGCAGGCGCGGGCTTAATATTTAAGGGCAGCGGTTTCTATATTACCGATTACCGGAGCGACAAGTATAAGGAAGCCGCCAAGAAGGAGTCCGCCCCCGCGAGTTCCTCCAGCGGGACCGAGAAGCCTGCCTCAAACCAGGGTGGCAAGCCGGCACCGGCCAAGTCGCCGAGCAAGCAATCCAAAGCTCCCGCAGAGAAGAAGTGATGCGCTCCGGACCACCAGGCCGACGATGGGGTTCGACGGATCAGGGGCATGGTTGATGCGCTAGTTTGGAGTTGGATTTCTGACGAGGACAACTGACGGCCGCGAATGACAAAGCAGGTTCAAGCCGGACATAGGCTTGGGGCGGTGCTGGCAGCCACGGCGGCGCTAGGCCTGGGTGCTTTGCGGAGCGAAGCCAGCGCGCCGGTTTCGCCGACTGGTCTGGTTTCGGCACGGAGCCAATCCGGCCAATTCATGGTATATGCCGGGCGTTCTCCCGGTTCCATTCCACCCATCCTGGAGGTAGCGAAGAGCCAGGGTTACGTTCAGCTGGAGCCGACCCTGGTGGCGGTGTCATGCGAGCGCATTAAACAGATTCTTCTGCGCGAGCTGGATGCCACGGCGCCGTGGCGTGGAACGATTTACCTGGCGCTCTATCCCGCCCGGTCTGCCAGCGACACCATCACGATCACTGCGGAGCGGTTCACCACTGGCTGGCAATATAAGCTTGATATGCCAGATGTGGTTGAGCGCACCCGGTATGTGCGGTCAATTGTGCAAATGTTGCTGACTGAGATGGCCAATCGCAAGGCCCGGGCTCACGCTGCGGAGATCCCGCTTTGGCTCAGCGAAGGCTTCACCCAACTGCTGCTGGACTCCAGCGCCGAGGAGATCATCCTCGCCCCGCCCACGGAGAGCGCTCGCGGCGTCAGTCTTAGCGCCACTCAGAGCAACGCCCGTCGTTCAACCCTGACGGAACAAGTCCAGAAGAAGCTGCGCGGGCGCTCGCCACTGAGTTTCGATGACTTGAGCTGGCCCGCCGAAGATCAACTATCCGGCGACGCCGGCGACCTTTACTCCGGCAGCGCCCAACTGTTTGTGGGCGAACTGCTCCGCATGCCGGATGGCCGGGCCAATCTCCGCGCAATGCTCGACCGGCTGCCGCAATATCTCAACTGGCAGTTTGCCTTTTTGGAGGCCTTTCGCGTTCACTTCGGACGCGCGCTGGACGTGGAAAAGTGGTGGGCTCTGTCCCGGGCGCAAGTGAACGCGCGCGATCCGACCCAAACGTGGCCGCTGGAGGAAAGCTGGCAGAAACTGGACCAGTCCATCCACTTCGCCATCCAGGTCCGCACCGGCACCAACGAGCTGCCGCTGCACGCCAGCGTTTCGCTGCAGACGATCATCCGGGAATGGGATCCAATGCGGCAGACCCCGGCGCTCCAAGGCGTCCTGCGCGATCTGGAATTGCTTGGGCTGCGGATGGCCCCCGAGTTAATCGGTCTGGTGCAGGATTATCATGGGGTCATCGCAACCTACCTGCAGCAACGCGATCGCAGCGGGGCGGTGCTCCCCTTTGTCCGAAAGGCAAGCCGGCGCCGGGCGGCCGAGGCAGCCGTCCAACAGTTGGATGCATTGGACGCCCGTCGCCAGGCTCTGCGCCCCGCGCCTAAACCAATCGACGCCGCTTCGCCTGCCGAAACGCCTGCTACCCCTCGCTGATACCGGCCTGCAGGGTTGGCGCAGAGTCCTGCGGGGGTCTTGCAGCCTGCTGAGCTATTTCTCGGGGAAGACCATTTCCGCCACAAACGTCTCCTGGAAGCTTGCATCGTCATTCAGCGAGAGGTGCTTAATTCTGGCCAGGATATCGGGATAGGCGCCGTCTTGCTGCTCCAGCCCGAACAGCGCCAGTTTGGCTCCCAGCAGTGCCGTGTTGCCCGCTGGTCTGATTTTGTCTGCGGCGAAATCCAACAGTCCGATTCGCCGCGCGCTGTCATGATTGATATAATTGCCGAACGCCCCGGCCAGCGATACGTGCTTGAGGGCATCCTTCGTCGCGCCCCACCGATCGAGCAGGATGCGCAAGCCCGCGGCAATCGCGCCTTTGGCTAATTGTAGCTCCCGCACGTCCCATTGGCTGAGGGAAACCGACCCCGCCAGCGCGAGCGAATCGCCTTGGGTCATCCGTCCCTTGGGTGATATCCAACCCAAGTCCAGCCCTGCCGCCACCGCATCCACGAGTCCGCTTCCACAAAGCCCCCGTGGCGCAACATCGCCCAGCACATGGCAATGCAGCCGGCCTTCCTGCACGTGGACTTCCGAAATGGCGCCGGTTGCCGCCCGCATGCCCATCGAGATGCGCGCCCCTTCAAACGCCGGCCCCGCCGCCGTGGATGCGCACAGCATGCGCTCCCGGTTGCCCACCACGATCTCACCGTTCGTTCCCAAGTCAATCAACGCAGCCAACTGGTCGCCTTCGTGCAACTTCGTCGCCAGCAGACCCGCCAAGATGTCGCTGCCGACGAATCCGCCGAGGCAGGGCAGGAACCGCACTGCCGGATTCCCGGGCAAATGCCAGGCCAGTTGAGCGGCGTCGAACATCTGCAAGCCCGGCGAAACCGGCTCGAACGGGTAATGCGAAAGCGGTTCGAGGCTCACGCCGCAGAACAAATGGTGCATCACAGTATTGCCGACCAGCACCACATTTCTGACTTCATGTTCGCTGGGTGAGGCCACCATCACCAATTCGCGCGCCAGGCTGCCGATTTGCCGGCGAACCAGGTTCTGCAATATGTGCTGGCTTTGGCCGGCCACGGCAAACTCGACACGGCTCATGATATCCGCGCCGTGCCTGGCCTGCGCGTTCAGCGCGGCGCGCACGCCCAGCACGCGGCCGGTCTGCAGATCCACCAATTGTGCCACAATCGTGGTAGTGCCCAGGTCAACCGCGATGCCTAGTCCCTCCTGCGGCGTGAAGGCAAACACCGAATCGTCGGTGAGAATAGCCGCCTCCCATTGGGCCAGTTCGATCTTCAAGTCGCCTAGTGCCTGACTGCGACATGCCAGCCGCCAGCCCTCGGCCAATTCTGGTTCGGTGAGCTTCTGTCTCTCCTCTGGAGTAATCGGCAGTGTTCCGCCCAGCACCTTGATCCGGCAGCCCTTGCATTGCCCCCGTCCGCCGCACGGGAATTCGACCCCCTGTGCGAAGAGCACGTCCTGCAAGGCTGTGCCGCGTTTGACCCGCAGCACCTTGCCATGTGGCAGCAGCTCGATTTTGATGAAATCCCTCATTACGCTCTGCTAGGGCCCATTTCCCCAACCAGAGCAGCCGCCGACGTTAGTCGGCGCCGACTGGCGTTGGCGGCTGCGCCCTGTAGGCGGCGCGTGCCAAGTGTCAGGTATCCGGACAGGGCTGTCATAAATTCAGCAATGCGTGCGTTAGATTAGCTGGCGCCCAAGGCGCATTCGAGAGAATTCAAGCACTTGGCTCTTGCCCGGGCGCACCTCACTCATCGGAGCGCAGGAATAGCCGTGCCCTCCTGGGCTTCATGCATAGGCGTTGTGTGCGCAACACGGGTAACAAATTCGGGTAACAATTTGGCCTTGAAGCGGTGGGGGCGATGGGGCAGATTTGAGGCTGCCAGGGCCCATGGACTGTGGACTTACGAACCCCGCCAGGGCCGGAAGGCAGCAACGGCAGTCTGCTCCGCATCTGCCGTGGTCACCCTGGCACTTTTCGAATTCAGAAGGCAGAACGCAGCAGGCGGAGAGTCAAGACCGCCTCTGCGCTGAGCCGTCGGCTGTTGTATGAGTTATCAGGTCATCGCTCGCAAATATCGCCCACAGCGCTTCCAGGATGTCGTGGGACAGGAACACGTCACGCAGACGCTGGCCCACGCCATCGAGCAGAAGCGCATCGCGCACGCGTACCTGTTCTGCGGACCGCGCGGCACGGGCAAGACGACCATCGCCCGCATCTTCGCCAAGTGCCTCAACTGCGAGGGCGGCCCCAAGGTGGATTTCGACGACAAGGACGCTCGCTGCCAGGAGATCGCCGAGGGCCGATCGCTGGACGTGTTCGAGATCGACGGCGCCAGCAACAACGGCGTCGAGCAGGTGCGGGAGCTGCGCGAGACCTGCAAGTACGCCCCGGCCAGCTCCCGGTTCAAGATCTACATCATTGACGAAGTCCACATGCTCTCGACGGCGGCATTCAATGCGCTGCTCAAGACGCTGGAAGAACCGCCCGCGCATGTGAAGTTCATGTTCGCCACGACCGACCCGGAGAAGGTGCTGCCCACCATCCTGTCGCGCTGCCAGCGGTTTGACTTGCGGCGCATCCCGGCGGCGCTGATTGCCAAGCATCTGACGCACATCGCCGGGCTGGAGGAGGTCAAGATAGACCCAGCCGCGCTTTATGCGATAGCGCGCGGGGCCGAAGGCGCGATGCGCGACGCGGAATCGGCGCTCGACCAGCTCATCAGCTTTTGCGGTGACAAGATCGAGGAATCCGACGTGCTATCCATGTTTGGCCTGACTGCCCAGGGCCAACTGCTGGAGCTTTCCCGGGCGGTGCTGGCGGGCGAAGTTGAGACGGCCTTGCGCCAATTGAACGACCTGGCGAATCACGGCAAGGACCTGGGGCGGCTGCTGTCCGACCTGCTGAATCATTTCCGCAACCTGCTTATTTTCCAGGTCTCTCGTGGCGACCTGAAGATGCTGGAGGTTTCGGAGGCCGAGGCCGGGTCGCTCAAAGAGCAATCCGCCATGGCCAGCGCCGAGGGGCTCACGCGCATCATGGAAGTGCTGGCGGAGGCGGAGGCGGGAATGCGGGATGCCATTTCCAAGAAGATCCTGATCGAAGTTGCCCTGCTCAAGTCCATTGAGGCGCGCAGCGCGGTGAGCATTGACTCGCTTCTCAAGCAACTCCAGAACCTGCGTGGTGGCGGGGCCGGTGATGCCGCCGGCACAACGTCCCCACCGGCGACGGGCAGCTCGAAGCCTCTGCGCGCCGTTGCCCCGTCAAGTTCGCTGTCCACGCCCGCGGCTGCAAGCCAGCCGTCGGCGGACGCGCCGCCTCCGCCGGCGGGAGACCTGGAGGAGTTGTGGGCCGGCCTGGTGGAATCGGTTGGTCGCGTCAGCCCGTTTACTCGCTCCTACTTGCTTGAGGCGCACCCGGTTTCGTTCCAGCAGAACGTGTTCACCATCGGTTTCGATCCTGAATTCGAGGATCGTCTCGGGCTGGTGGACAATGCCCGCAACCACGAGTTGCTGCGGACCAAGCTGCTTGAACTGGGCCACCCCAGTGTTCAGATCAAGTTCATCAAGGCCGAGGCTCCCACGCTGGCCGCGGGACGGACAGCTCCCCCGGCCCCGGCCCCGGCTGCCGGACCTGCTCCCAAGGCTTCCGCCGCCGCCCGGACCGCCGCCGCGCCCGCCAAGGCGAAGCTCGCCTCCGTGCCGTTTAGCAAGGACGATTTCAAGGACGATCCCCTGATCCAGAAGGCGCTGGAGAAGTTCAAGGGCCAGATTGTGGATGTCCGCGCCTGAGTTTCGTCGCTACGCGATCAATCATCAACCAACAACTACAAACAACAAGACATGTCCAGCATCGGGAAACTCATGAAGCAAGCTGCGCGTATGCAGCAGCAGATGGAACAAATCCAAGCCTCGCTAGCCAGCCGCACGGTTGAAGCGACCAGTGGCGGCGGTGCCGTGAAGGTCGTGGCGAAGTGCGACGGCACGATTGCCGCGATCAAGATTGATCCGCAGGCGCTGAACCCGTCGGATGCGCCGGTGCTCGAAGACATGATTCTGACCGCGGCCAACCAGGCCCTCGAGCAGGCCAAGAAGATTTCCAGCGACGAGATGGGCAAGGCCACCGCCGGATTCAACCTGCCGGGGTTGACTGCGTAGTGAAGGTGATGGTTAAGGATTGAGAGCCCGACCCGCCGTCCCGCAACACGCAAGGAGCGACGCCTTTTCAAGTGGCTGCATTGCCTGAGCCAATCAGTTCCCTGATCGGGGCGTTGAGCAAGCTGCCCGGCATCGGGCCGCGCTCGGCGGAACGCATTGCCCTGCACCTTGTGCAGGCCGATCCCGGCGCCGCCAGGCAGCTCGCCGATGCCATTGTTCATGCCCGGGAGCAGGTCCGTTTCTGCGAGGTTTGCGGCGCACTTACCGAGCAGTCGCCCTGCGGGATCTGCGCCGACCCGCGCCGGGATGCCGCCCTGGTGTGCGTGGTCGAGCGGCCGGTGGACATTCTCAGCCTCGAGAAGTCCGGCACCTTTCACGGCCAATACCACGTGCTGGGGGGGCGCATCTCGCCGCTCGGGGGAGTGGAGCCGGGGGACTTGCGCATCGCCGAGCTGGAGCGGCGGCTGGCGCAGGGAGTGATCAAGGAAATTGTCCTGGCCCTGGGAACCGATGTGGAAGGCGACGCCACGGGTTTTTACCTGGCGAAGCAACTGGCCCGGCAGGGCTTGAAGATCACGCGCATCGCCTATGGGCTGCCCGCCGGCACGGGACTAGAATTCGCCGACGAGTTAACCCTCAGCCGCGCGTTGGAGGGGCGGAGGGAGATGACCTCGTAGAGGCCCGCCTAACCATGTGACTGATGCAACGTCCCACTCATGCACCTTCCATCTGTTGTAGTTTTTGACCTGGGCAAAGTCCTGGTGGATTTCGACTACGCCATCGCAGCGCGGCGAATCGCCGCGCGCGGCAAGATGACGCTGGCCGAGATCGCGCAGTTCATCCAGCAGTCCCCGCTGTTCCTGCAGTACGAGTCCGGCGCGGTGACTACGCAGCAGTTCTTCGATGAAATTCGCCGCGTGACCGGCTTCCTTGGCAGCCTCGCCGAGTTCAGCCAGTGCTTCGCCGACATCTTCTCTCCGATTGAGCCGATGATTCAGCTTCAAGCGGCGCTGCAGCGGCGCGGCCTCAGAGCTTACGCTTTTTCCAACACGAACGAGCTTGCGATCGAGCACATCCGCCGCACCTTCCCCTTTTACGCGAGCTTCGATGGCCACATTCTTTCCTATGAGCATGGCGCAATGAAACCCGACGCCCGGCTGTACGAAGTCCTCGAACGCCGGGCCGGCGCGCACGGCGCGGACCTGCTTTATCTGGACGACCGTCCGGAGAACGTTGCCGCGGGCGCCGCGCGCGGCTGGCAGGCCATCCTCCAGGAATCGCCAGAGAAGACCCTGGCTGCGATTCGGCAGCTCGGCCTGCTGAATCACAGTTGAGGAGGGGGCGCCTGAGCCGCGGTCAAAGAGGCAGACAAGTTACTTGAGTTGCACGGGTTGAGCAGGGCGGATAGGATCCGAGCCAATGGAGCCTGCGACCGCGAGAATTCCTGTGCGCTCACAACGCCAGGCGATGGACTGGAGCCTCGTGCTGGTCAGCCAGGGCATCGAGACCGCGATTGACCAGGCTGAGGACGGCACAGGCTGGGGTTTGGTGGTGGCCAGGCGGGAGTATGAACACGCGCTCAAGACGCTCCGCCAGTATCGCCTCGAGAATCGGGGCTGGCCATGGCAGCAGCCGGTTTTCGGGCCCGGCTTGCTGTTCGATTGGGGGAGCCTGGCCTGGGTTTTGTTGGCGTGCCTGTTCTTCTGGTTGACCCCGCGCACTGGGCTGCAATCCATCGGAGTCATGGATTGGGCCGAGGTGTCGCGCGGGCAGTGGTGGCGGCTTTTCACGGCCGTCTGGCTCCATGCTGATCTGGCTCACCTGGCCACCAATTCGGCCCTTGGACTGTTGTTGCTTGGGCTGACGATGGGGCGCTACGGGACGGGCGCGGGACTGCTGGCGGCGTATTTGGCCGGGGCCGGCGGCAACCTGCTTGCGGGATTCATCTCGCTCCAAACGCATCGAAGCCTGGGGGCATCGGGAATGGTCATG
This genomic window from Candidatus Paceibacterota bacterium contains:
- a CDS encoding NAD(P)-dependent oxidoreductase — its product is MKILITGGAGYLGSVLTPALLELGHELTVVDSFMFRQNSLGDCCHYDTFQVVRGDCRDEALMKKLVAGADVIIPLAALVGAPLCDRDPVAAKTINFEAVAMLCRLASSSQRIIMPVTNSGYGVGEKGKFCTEETPLRPISLYGVTKVQAEQSILQRENSISLRLATVFGVSPRMRIDLLVNDFVHRAVTDRAVVVFEGHFKRNYIHVRDVARVFVHALDQFEVMKGKPYNVGLDEANLSKLELCAVIKKHLPKFVFLEAPIGEDPDKRDYIVSNARIAGAGFKPEWSLDRGIRELIKGFTILRNSLYSNV
- the lhgO gene encoding L-2-hydroxyglutarate oxidase, which produces MSSTRVVIIGGGVVGLATAHKLPLRCPAARITLLEKESQVCAHQSGHNSGVLHSGLYYKPGSLKARLAVTGIREMVAFCQKHAVPHEICGKLVVAANLSELPRLHNLHERGMQNGLEGLRLLNYEQMRQIEPHVGGVAALSVPQEGIVDYARVCQALQKEIEAKGGSVVLNAKVTALRLRNNEWRIVSTQGEYPADFVINCAGLHCDRLSMLAGEKREVRIVPFRGEYYGIKPERQHLVRNLIYPVPDPQFPFLGVHFTRLIHGGREAGPNAVLALSREGYRKTDLKVADVWDALTFPGLWRFLARHKRMSWEELRRSFSKRLFCESLQKLVPEIRESDLAPGGAGVRAQAMSPDGNLVQDFCLLHRPRALHVLNAPSPAATAALAIGQEITNLVAREI
- a CDS encoding GDP-L-fucose synthase; amino-acid sequence: MARNARIYVAGHRGLAGSAIWRELQRRGFTCLIGRAHAELDLLDSAAVHSFYAQEKPEYVVDAAAKVGGILANDRQPAGFLYQNLQIQNNLIHGAYEAGVRKLLFLGSSCIYPRLAPQPMKEEYLLTGPLEPTNQWYAIAKIAGIKLCQAYRRQYGCDFISAMPTNLYGPNDNYDLQSSHVLPALIRKFHEAKVASAPTVTCWGTGSPLREFLYADDLARACVFLLENYSEEQFINVGVGSEVSVRALTETVKRIIGYAGEIVWDTSKPDGTPRKLMDSSRLLALGWQPQVNLETGIRLAYEDFVKRSG
- the moaA gene encoding GTP 3',8-cyclase MoaA yields the protein MTGAGRLIDSQGRVLRDLRVSVTDRCNFRCLYCLPETEAARNFYRGHWANLPNPAPILQQWVPKTHILAFEEIERVIRLAVSLGIQKVRLTGGEPLLRHDVESLVGRVARIPGVGDLALTTNGMLFAQKGPALREAGLRRVSFSLDSLVRDNFRKITGRDGLEEVLGSISLAQELGLRPVKVNAVIIRGLNDHEIEGLAEFARERQLSLRFIEFMPLDSARAWLKEMVVPGHEVLARLRARFDLRPVASDNLSATAKRWAFPDGRGEVGIIAPVSEPFCGHCNRIRLTADGKVRTCLFSVTEHDLRSLLRGGASDEEIADWLKAVVWQKEARHHIGEPEFVPPPRSMSCIGG
- a CDS encoding zinc ribbon domain-containing protein, whose protein sequence is MPTYEYICEKCGHQFEKFQPISAAPLTVCPEDSCAQKRWGKGKVKRAIGAGAGLIFKGSGFYITDYRSDKYKEAAKKESAPASSSSGTEKPASNQGGKPAPAKSPSKQSKAPAEKK
- a CDS encoding ASKHA domain-containing protein codes for the protein MRDFIKIELLPHGKVLRVKRGTALQDVLFAQGVEFPCGGRGQCKGCRIKVLGGTLPITPEERQKLTEPELAEGWRLACRSQALGDLKIELAQWEAAILTDDSVFAFTPQEGLGIAVDLGTTTIVAQLVDLQTGRVLGVRAALNAQARHGADIMSRVEFAVAGQSQHILQNLVRRQIGSLARELVMVASPSEHEVRNVVLVGNTVMHHLFCGVSLEPLSHYPFEPVSPGLQMFDAAQLAWHLPGNPAVRFLPCLGGFVGSDILAGLLATKLHEGDQLAALIDLGTNGEIVVGNRERMLCASTAAGPAFEGARISMGMRAATGAISEVHVQEGRLHCHVLGDVAPRGLCGSGLVDAVAAGLDLGWISPKGRMTQGDSLALAGSVSLSQWDVRELQLAKGAIAAGLRILLDRWGATKDALKHVSLAGAFGNYINHDSARRIGLLDFAADKIRPAGNTALLGAKLALFGLEQQDGAYPDILARIKHLSLNDDASFQETFVAEMVFPEK
- the dnaX gene encoding DNA polymerase III subunit gamma/tau; this encodes MSYQVIARKYRPQRFQDVVGQEHVTQTLAHAIEQKRIAHAYLFCGPRGTGKTTIARIFAKCLNCEGGPKVDFDDKDARCQEIAEGRSLDVFEIDGASNNGVEQVRELRETCKYAPASSRFKIYIIDEVHMLSTAAFNALLKTLEEPPAHVKFMFATTDPEKVLPTILSRCQRFDLRRIPAALIAKHLTHIAGLEEVKIDPAALYAIARGAEGAMRDAESALDQLISFCGDKIEESDVLSMFGLTAQGQLLELSRAVLAGEVETALRQLNDLANHGKDLGRLLSDLLNHFRNLLIFQVSRGDLKMLEVSEAEAGSLKEQSAMASAEGLTRIMEVLAEAEAGMRDAISKKILIEVALLKSIEARSAVSIDSLLKQLQNLRGGGAGDAAGTTSPPATGSSKPLRAVAPSSSLSTPAAASQPSADAPPPPAGDLEELWAGLVESVGRVSPFTRSYLLEAHPVSFQQNVFTIGFDPEFEDRLGLVDNARNHELLRTKLLELGHPSVQIKFIKAEAPTLAAGRTAPPAPAPAAGPAPKASAAARTAAAPAKAKLASVPFSKDDFKDDPLIQKALEKFKGQIVDVRA